A section of the Pseudanabaena mucicola str. Chao 1806 genome encodes:
- a CDS encoding TspO/MBR family protein has product MIIAWLAIAVICFVIGFALNRVFPADYKWFMRLRRPRWLTFEGAIPFIWISIFICGITSAAVIWEVQPATFSTWLLMTGYAIVEIAVLAYTPVMTRLRNVRVGAIVGAIGFILGLVLTAQVWQVSGLAGWLLVPYLLWSPVGTYVTWVMARLNPPEI; this is encoded by the coding sequence GGCTTTGCTCTAAATAGGGTATTTCCTGCGGACTACAAATGGTTTATGCGCCTGCGTCGTCCGCGATGGCTGACCTTTGAAGGTGCAATTCCTTTTATTTGGATCTCCATTTTTATTTGTGGAATTACCTCTGCTGCGGTCATTTGGGAAGTGCAACCCGCAACTTTTAGCACATGGCTACTGATGACTGGCTATGCGATCGTCGAGATTGCGGTGCTAGCCTATACCCCAGTTATGACCCGTTTACGAAATGTCAGGGTTGGCGCGATCGTGGGGGCGATCGGTTTTATATTGGGATTAGTTTTAACGGCTCAGGTTTGGCAAGTTTCGGGCTTGGCAGGATGGCTCCTTGTGCCATATTTGCTGTGGAGTCCTGTAGGTACTTATGTAACATGGGTGATGGCAAGGCTTAACCCACCTGAGATATAA